The following proteins are co-located in the Vigna unguiculata cultivar IT97K-499-35 chromosome 9, ASM411807v1, whole genome shotgun sequence genome:
- the LOC114164438 gene encoding zinc finger Ran-binding domain-containing protein 2-like encodes MSWSGGDWMCGACQHINFKKRDSCQSCGYPKFGGPDPATYRYNWTETLAGDWYCTSINCGAHNYASRSSCYRCGAFKFGGNMDPCGGYASDSPPGWKTGDWICSRIGCGVHNYASRTECFKCKTPRNFGDAD; translated from the exons ATGAGCTGGTCTGGAGGAGATTGGATGTGTGGTGCTTGTCAGCACATAAATTTCAAGAAGAGAGATTCATGCCAAAGTTGTGGATACCCTAAATTTGGAGGTCCTGACCCAGCAACTTACAGATACAACTGGACTGAAACCTTGGCAGGGGACTGGTATTGCACTTCTATCAACTGTGGAGCTCACAACTATGCCAGCAGATCAAGCTGCTACAGATGTGGTGCATTCAAATTTGGGGGAAACATGGATCCCTGTGGAGGATATGCTTCTGATTCTCCTCCTGGTTGGAAAACTGGTGACTGGATTTGCAGTAG AATTGGGTGTGGAGTCCATAACTATGCCAGCAGAACAGAGTGTTTCAAGTGCAAAACACCCAGAAATTTTG GTGACGCCGACTGA